The Xylophilus rhododendri region AACCGCTACGAGGTGATGGCCCGTTACGCCCGCGGCGTGCGCCGTGCCACCCGCGACGAGCTGGCAGTGCTGAAGGCGAAGCAGGCCGACATGACCACGCTGACCACCGCCAAGCGCTGGCTGCACCGCGATGCGGAAAAAGTGCCCGCTACCGTGCTGCCCCACATGGAGCAGGCGCGTGCGGCTCACCCGGTGCTCGACAAGATGCTGACCATGCGCGAAGAGCTGCGCCAGATGTGGCTGAGCACCACCCAGTCGCGCGAGCAGCTGACCACCGAGCTGCAGGCCTGGTGCCGCCGCGCCGAGGAGAGCGGTATCGCCGCGCTGCGCGATTTCTCGATCAGGCTGCGCGCCGCCCACGCTTAAGCGCTGGCCATCCTCCCGAAAAGCCAGGGTCCTGCGGGCCCTGGCTTTTTTTTGCCCTGCGCGCGCGTGTCTGTTGTTTTGAGGTGCCCGGCATGATTCCCATGGCGTTCACGCTGGTGATCCGGCCGCTTATAATTCTGGGTTACTCGCTCCTTTTCCCGTGGGGGCGATATCTGCAAGATTTTCATTGTGCCCGTCGGGCGGAGTTGTCGGTTCGAGCGTCGACACGGGATGGCGCTCCACCCAATGCGAAAGACTACATGGCAAAAGAGGAACTGATCGAGATGCGCGGAAAGGTGGACGAAGTCCTGCCTGACTCCCGTTATCGGGTCACCCTGGAAAACGGCCACCAGCTGGTGGCCTATACCGGCGGCAAGATGCGTCGCCACAACATCCGCGTGATCGCCGGCGATGCGGTTTCGCTGGAGATGTCTCCCTACGACCTGAGCAAGGGCCGGATCGTGTTCCGCCACATTGCCGGCCGCCCGCCGATGGGTCCTCGCTGAGGCTGAGGTCTCCACCCGCCCCATGAAGAAGCTGCCCGAGGGCGGCTTTTTTGTTGGGCCATCCGCTGGCTGAAAACGGCGGGCAATAAAAAAGCCGCCTGCTGTGACGCGGCGGCTTTTTCGAGGAACCAGGCTGAATTACTTCAGCTTGATTTCCTTGTACTCGACATGCTTGCGAGCCTTGGGGTCGAACTTCGAGATCGACATCTTTTCAGGCATCGTTTTCTTGTTCTTGGTGGTGGTGTAGAAGTGGCCGGTTCCAGCAGTGGATTCCAGCTTGATCTTTTCGCGTCCGCCTTTGGTTGCCATGGTGCAGTGCTCCTAGGTTCAGGCTTGGCCGCGTGCGCGCAGGTCTGCGAGCACGGCGTCGATGCCGTTCTTGTCGATCAGGCGCAGTGCGGCGCCGGAAACGCGCAGGCGAACCCAGCGGTTTTCGCTCTCGACCCAGAAACGACGGTATTGCAGGTTCGGGAGGAACCGGCGCTTGGTCTTGTTGTTGGCGTGG contains the following coding sequences:
- the infA gene encoding translation initiation factor IF-1, translated to MAKEELIEMRGKVDEVLPDSRYRVTLENGHQLVAYTGGKMRRHNIRVIAGDAVSLEMSPYDLSKGRIVFRHIAGRPPMGPR
- the rpmG gene encoding 50S ribosomal protein L33 — translated: MATKGGREKIKLESTAGTGHFYTTTKNKKTMPEKMSISKFDPKARKHVEYKEIKLK
- the rpmB gene encoding 50S ribosomal protein L28 codes for the protein MARVCEVTGKGPMTGNNVSHANNKTKRRFLPNLQYRRFWVESENRWVRLRVSGAALRLIDKNGIDAVLADLRARGQA